In Candidatus Binatus sp., the genomic window GAGCGTACTTTCGAGCGCGTTGGTAGGAGTCGAAGCGGTCCCGGTCGAAGTGGAGGTCGACATCGGGGCGGGCACGCCGCCGCATCGGATGGTCGGACTCGCGGAGGGCGCGGTCAAGGAGTCGCTCGACCGGGTGAAATCGGCGATCAAAAATTCCGGCTTCGAATTTCCGACCCGCAAAATGACGATCAATTTCGCGCCGGCGGATACGCGCAAGGAGGGCTCAGCATTCGACTTGCCGCTCGCGCTGGGAATCCTCGCGGCCAGCAGCGCGCTCAAGGATCGAGCACGACTACGCCGTTACCTGGTGCTGGGCGAGTTGGCCCTCGACGGACGAATCAAGGGCATCCGCGGCGCGCTCGCGTCGGCATTGCTCGCGCGCGCCAGCAAGTTCGACGGAGTGATCCTGCCGCGCGAGAATGCCGGCGAGGCGTCGGTCGTGGGCGACACCGCGGTGCTCGGCGTCGAGTCGCTCCGCGAAGTCTTCGAGTTCTTCGCCGGCTTGCGGACGGTCGAGCCGACCTCGACCAGAATCGAAGACGTGTTCGGCGCGGCGAGCGTGTACGACGTCGACTTCAGCGAGGTCAAGGGCCAGGAGCAGGCCAAGCGCGCGCTCGAAGTCGCGGCGGCCGGCGGCCATAACGTGCTGATGATCGGGCCGCCCGGATCGGGCAAGACGATGCTCGCGAAACGGCTGCCCTCGATTCTGCCCGCGATGACCTTCGAGGAGGCGATCGAAACCACCAAGGTGCACAGCGTGATGGGGCTGCTCGACGGACGCGCGCTGATCTCGACGCGGCCGTTTCGCGCGCCGCATCATACGATCTCGGATGCCGGACTTATCGGCGGCGGCACAATCCCGCGGCCCGGCGAGGTCAGCCTCGCGCATCATGGGGTGTTGTTCCTCGACGAGTTGCCCGAGTTCCGCAAAAACGTGCTCGAGGTATTGCGCCAGCCGCTCGAAGACGCACGCATCACAATTTCCCGCGTGATGGGTACGCTGACGTTCCCGGCGAGCGTGATGCTGGTCGCCGCGATGAATCCGTGTCCCTGCGGATTTTACACCGACCCGCAGCATGAATGCTCGTGCGCGCCGATTGGAATCCAGCGCTATCGCTCGCGCATCTCGGGTCCGCTGCTCGATCGAATCGATATCCATATCGAAGTGCCCGCAGTCAAATATAAGGAACTGACGGGGCAAACCGCAGGCGAAGCTTCGCAATCGATTCGGGAGCGGGTGAATCGAGCGCGCGAAATTCAGCTCAAACGTTTCGCGGGGATGCCTTTTTTCTGCAACGCGCAAATGGGTTCGCGCGATTTGCACAAGCATTGCCAGATCGAGAGCGCGGGCGAGCGGCTGCTCGAGCTTGCGATCAATCGGCTCGGGCTGAGCGCGCGCGCCTACACGCGAATCCTCAAGGTGGCGCGCACAATCGCCGACCTCGACGATAGCGTCGCAATCGGGGCGCATCACGTGAGCGAGGCGATCCAGTATCGTTCGCTCGATCGCACCGCAATTTAGCCGGGAAACGGCCCGTTTTCGGGCCCTTGATTTGCTTTGCGCATTGGTATAGCTGATTCATCAAATAAGCTGAATTTATGACCATTTGGTTGGAAAGCTCCGTGATTGCGGGATTTCTCGAGGAGGGTCATCGATGGGCAGCGCAGCGAAAATGGCCGTTTTTGTGGTCATCGGCTCGGCACTAACGGTGGGGGCATTGATGATTGCCAGCTACCTTTCGAACGCCGCCGGCTAGCCGGATCTGTTCGGACAACTCTAAAGGGGGCGGCGGGCGTAAGCCGGGTTTTGCCGCTCGACCGAGTAACAACCCGCGCGCGATGTCGAGCGGACACCGAGATCCCTCGACTCCGGCAGCCTTCGCTCGGGATGACGGAAAGGGCAGGCCGCGGTTTGGAGATTACGTAAAATTTCCAGGCTCAACACCTTGTGTCATTCAGAGCCGAAGGCTGCGCAGGCGAAGAATCCCGGAAGATAACTGGCGCGGTAAGAGATCCGGGATTCTTCGCTGCGCTCAGAATCACAAAAGAGCGTAAAACCTCGGGACCGGCGGGGCGTTGCCGCTCATGCTAACAGGCCTTTGCCGGGGACGTGATTGATCTCGAGGCGGATGCCGTCCGGATCTTCGAACAGCACTGAGTAGTAT contains:
- a CDS encoding YifB family Mg chelatase-like AAA ATPase — protein: MGEPGLHASVLSSALVGVEAVPVEVEVDIGAGTPPHRMVGLAEGAVKESLDRVKSAIKNSGFEFPTRKMTINFAPADTRKEGSAFDLPLALGILAASSALKDRARLRRYLVLGELALDGRIKGIRGALASALLARASKFDGVILPRENAGEASVVGDTAVLGVESLREVFEFFAGLRTVEPTSTRIEDVFGAASVYDVDFSEVKGQEQAKRALEVAAAGGHNVLMIGPPGSGKTMLAKRLPSILPAMTFEEAIETTKVHSVMGLLDGRALISTRPFRAPHHTISDAGLIGGGTIPRPGEVSLAHHGVLFLDELPEFRKNVLEVLRQPLEDARITISRVMGTLTFPASVMLVAAMNPCPCGFYTDPQHECSCAPIGIQRYRSRISGPLLDRIDIHIEVPAVKYKELTGQTAGEASQSIRERVNRAREIQLKRFAGMPFFCNAQMGSRDLHKHCQIESAGERLLELAINRLGLSARAYTRILKVARTIADLDDSVAIGAHHVSEAIQYRSLDRTAI